aattttcatggaggtatgaggtcgccgaactctagttttgaaaatgtagacatcatgttttttttttcacccatcttgtttttttttcgccctgtcgcactatttttgcagtctgcagaggatgtcatccataaaatttacttgctgtggcctatagGAATAGACTTAACTTTCACCCATTCTgtgacattttgttttggaGCTGTTTCGTAACTATCTGGTAGATGTATTTGTCATAGCTTGTGTTATTGGAATGGATTTGTTTTTTGCTTCCAAATTGATACTATTGTAATCAAGATAGATAGCATAGAAACGTTATTACAGGAATCTTGATAACAACTGTGGATAATTGCTATAATAGATGAGCGAAAATAATGTGATTTCATCGTAGTGAATAACAGAGTATCCGGACGGGCATGCCATTCCGCTGTAATCTTTATTGATTTCACTTGATCGATTCAATTATGCCTGGAAATTACTTTGCTGTGGACACCGTGACATTCCATGAATCTTGGAAAATAATTCTACATCAGTTAGCTAAAAAGCACTATGACTAAAGGCTTGACCATGTCTACTGTACAAGAACTCTTCATTATCACTCTATTTCTGAAATTGAATATCCTACAAAGATACTTCAGCTTTAAATTCATTGAAATACTGATAAGCAGTGTGCTAGCAAAGAAACAGGCTGATCGACATACGATATGGTTAAAGGCTTGACACTGGTAACTGTACAAGAAATCTTCACTATAATTGACCCCGTTTCTGGTATGGGCAATTGTCCAAGCGGAATTCAGTGTTAAACGTATTGAACTATTGATGGATCCAAAGTCAGTTAGCTTGTAGTACATTAGTCATGGCAGATGTGAGGGCTAACGTAGAGATAAGCTTAATGGGTTGGGTTTGATAACACTGTCAACTCACGCACAGGCGGCCTGCCCACGCATTAATCCTACTGATGTAGTGGTGTCTTTTATAAACTATAAGTAAGTCCTGCAGCTGGCTCTGTGACAAAGATCTCAAAAAGGTCGGggaacattttgtaaatctcTCCTTGCATTTTCGATTTCCCTCAGGTCTCAAATGCGTACTTATATGGATATTTGAGCATTTTTCAAATATCAAATGTCCCAAGCCTGTATTTCTTCTATGGCTTGAAGGAGTAAGAATGCGGAATTCGGCTATGAAGTGATTTTTTTCACACTGGTGGTTACTCGATGGATTTGGTCATGAATATCGGCCACAGGTTGACATGGTTGGCAATGGTGACAAGAAGTTGAAGGTTGTACCTTGCAGTTCAGGGTTAATTGATTGCGCCATCCCCATTTGAAACAAGGTGATTCATTTGCTCATGATTATACCATGTGTCTGGACACAGATTTAGCACCAGGAGATTATATGGTGAGAGAGTCAAAGCACAGCACAAGTGACCAGGTGGCCTGTTTTCTTCCAACGTAATGGGGCCAATTACTCTTCCATTGATTTTTTAGACCACATTTAGCTTCTATATCTAGAGAGAGTAATTTTTGCTCAGATTATCTCTTAGTGAGTCCAGATCTTCTTCATCATTCTTCCATTTAACGGGCAACTCATCCTTTATTTTCATTCTGATGCAAATTCATATTGTTATATTgtcatagataaataaataacgttatatataaatGTTATCATGCATGGCTGAAATATTACAAACGATTTCATCAACGCGAATATTTTGGCACATTAATCGTATCATTTATGATATGATTCACCTGACAGGGATGTAAAATGTAGACGTGATATTAAAGCGATCGCGAGGGCAAATTCTAGTTTTGATTCAAAGACTGATTTTTGATACCCCAATAAACCTAGTCCCAGAACGTTTCAGTACATGTTTGCTCAGAGAATCACTTCATTAAAGTCTCACCAAAGAACCGACTCCGATAATTCACCATTTTGGTATCCTTACGATCGATCGGCAGGAGGCAGTGTCAGGGTCAAACATAGTTAAGACTCTCAGATGTCCATAAATATGCTGGGTCCAGCTGCCTGATccttttgtagtttatagtttaCAACCTTGACGACAATTTTTGCCGCAATATTAATCTTTCAGACATTCACTTTTTGGTCTGGGCTGTTATTCCGTTATGTAAACTCGCGAAAACAGCATGCATTTGACGACCATGTAGgcgatgaaaaaaaaagaacgctAAACGCATTTTCTGTACCGCAGAATGGGTTCATTTAAGCGATTGTATTGGAAACCTGTAATTGACGCAAAGGCAGATTGTAAAGCAGGGACGGTACTGAAATGGAGATAAATGAAGACTAAATGATCCATTTTGTTCATGCGTCATCGGTTCCAGCAGATGCTCCAGTGAGATTGGTATCGCTTCTCGTAGGGTTCGATGATTTAGACTTATTACGTGTCCGTGCGGAGattgtttttcttggtaatAACCCGACCCTCGATAATGCAGACGGTGGTAAATCAGCACGGAGAGAACCAGCGCAGCTGCTTTTCTTCTAAGGCTCACGGGTTTGTAACGACTGTAAAGAGGCAATATAACACAGTTCGCACATCATACTGATTAGGTTATCAATTTCCCTTTGTGGGACACTGCCAACCATCATAGTTTGGTAGGAAATGTGTTAAAGAAGCAATGGAACTCTGCAGCGTGTCACGGCCAGTTATTGAAATGGGGATAAAACCCATCATAGCCACATTAGTATATCAATTGGTTCCGCTTCGTCTAGTTTTTCTCcctttttatgtgttttgtatgaTTCCATCATTCAGTCAAGGCAAACTAGTAATcgtttccattttttcttgtcgTGTAGCTTGTTAAGTTTTGTAGATTTGACTCCGTTTTAGCAAGTCAGTCGTGGTACTAGTTTGCCATTCACATTAACTATAAAAGACACCTGGCAGTTCATTTTCTCCACAAAAATAGAGGTCTcgttattttgcatttttatttaCGTCAACTTTCGTACAGCATTAACAGCTGGACTGCCGATGGAAGATTGAACGCTGCCAGTGTGCAGAGAGGGAAGAAATAACTTCACATTCACTTTTGTATATCTCTAATAGTAGCTATTGCCTCTGGAAGTTTGTTCCATTGTCTTACTGTTGTTGGAAGGAAATTTCTCCTGTCTGCCAGTGTGAGAGTCGGGGATCACCAGAGTGTGCTATGATTTTGTTGACTGGCGTGTCACTAGGCGAGCCCCATTAAGAAGACTAGTCCATACATACCGTGAAAAAGAGTCAAGGTTCTAACTTTCCTGCGATGCATATGGTCCAAAGGTTGCGTGCATTTGTCAGGGCAGCTGAGGGAGGTTTCATAttaaagtttatttttcaaagctCTATTTTGTACGGGGTCAAGCCTTGCAAGCTGGGTTTCACAAGAAGACATCCATTCATTGGGGGTATACTAGTAATCTATATGGTCGCTCTTTAAGTTAGTTACAGAGGAAAAGACACCTTTCTGAGTAGGCCTAGTCGATCGACCGCATCTGGgcgtttgtttgtctgtctgtggttATTGGTGGTTAGCATAACTTCATAATGTGGTATGCGGGCAGGtcttgtttgatttgatttaatcaatttgatttgattggcATAGCAGCTACGTTATTCTGTAGCTGAGGGCTTCGTTTCTGTAAAAGGAGAAGCCTCTAGATCTTGTGGCGGTATAGAGCTGAAAATTACAATAGACATTTTTTATGTATGTTCCATAGACTTAAAGGTCACATAAGGTTCTCCGTCAGTTGTAAACGTAACAATGAAGAGCGATAATGTGTATGCCGATAAAGTTTTCTGTGGAGCATTAGCGACATCAAATTCAATAATATGTTTTCTATGGTGGTAATTAGGGGATGACATGTATATCCAATAGAGCTAGAGCTTCAGTGTATGACGCGGAAAGGCGTCGTGTTTTCTTTAGAAATCGGCCATTTTCTATGGAGTGCCAGTTAATGCAACTGACGTCAATACGTCTTCCTACCGAGGGTATTTATAAATAAAGTTGTTTGGCGACAGCCGTATGTTTGACGTGGGAAGGTTTGCATATGCGTCatgccttttcttcttctttctgtttctcTACTTTTTTTCTACTTATAATATGCAGAACGCTCGCACGTCTCATAGGGTTTCATGCATCTTCTTTCTTTTTGGCAACGGCAACCAGGCGGTGTGCAACCCGATGTTCTACCACAACAGGGCGACCAAATCCATGGCGCGCAAGGCCATCGTCATGTCCTGGGTCCTGTCCATCATCCTCAGCAGCCCCGTGCTGTTTGGTATCGCCACGGAGTTTGACCAGGCCCGGTGCGGCTGCGTCACCAGTCGCTTCGACTTCTCTACCTACACGTACTGCCGGGCCTTCCGCATGGCCACGGCCATCGGGCCTGTTCTGGTCATCTGCTTCTGCTACTGGTAAGAGAATTGCTATGGAAGAAATGATAACATTAATGATCGTAAGGTTAGAGTTATGGTAATGACCTGGTCCGCCAATTCTCAACAAGCTACCATACATTAGCGCAACCAGTCCCGGTGTATACGGGCCAACCCGACACAAAAAGACGACATGTGAAATTGCGGGGAACGCCGAAGAAATGATTTAATAAATCGTATCTATATGCCTGGTTTGCACTGATATCGAGGATATTATTATAactgttctgaaaaaaaaagtatttgttgATCTACACGTGCATTGTTACTTCTTGATTTCGGTTATGACTGAAGCATACATATCTTGTTGCTTTTTGCATTACAACCGAACGTGAATATAAGTGAGCTGGGGTCTCTATGTTAATCCTTACTTTACCACTATGTAGTCCCCATAATCTCAACCCACCCCCTCTCACCAGGCAAATCTTCGCGGTGGTGCGGAAGCAGTGCCGCGCCATTAACCAGCTGCCGGGCACGGACAAGCAGGCCCGTCTGCGCGTGACGGAGGCCAAGGCTGCCCGCATGCTCGGCGTGGTGATCATCGCGTTCGTGGTGTGCTACATCCCGTTCACCGTGGTGCTGATGGTCGGCAAGGAGAAGGTTCCCCCCGTCTGGCAGACTGTGGCGCACTGGATGTCTTACAGGTAATACAAACATGTGCAATACAGTCTTGTTTGGAGATGAGTATTGGCCACGTTTgcctagcctgagtaccatccgatttctagcGGGGATTcatttttttagggtagcgagtgtaggGAGCCCCgatagaaatcggatggtacccatgctATACAACCGTGGCCAATGCCCAACTTCGAACAGACAAATAAGGAGTAGACACCATCTCATGGGCAGTTTATGAAAGAGGGGCGACATGCATACATACGTGCATATTCAAAATGTCCTGAGCTTAGGTCAGACGTATCTACAAACAACTCAAAACCATCATTGCTTTATATGTTCTTGCGAAGCCTGTTGTCCAGTTGGTCTCCATTGCGTAATATATGTATAACGTTTGTCATTATCTTCTCCATGTTTCAGTTCTGCCGTGCTCAACCCAATCTCGTATGGACTGCAGGCACGCGAGATCCGGCGAGGTTTCGCCAAGTTTCTGCCCAGCTTCTGCTCCGGCGAAGCTCGTCGCGGCTCGATTGAAACGGCTGAAACCGGAGGTTTGTCAAATGTACCTCAGAAACACGGTCGTGTGTCGCATGGATTTCATAACAGAAGTTTTCATTAGTACCATCTATATAAAAATAATGTTGATGATTACATGATATAGCTTTTAGAAACAAGTATGTTGACTTGTCTGAAGGAAACCGCCTGAAGGATGACCGAGAGATAAAGCCGAACCCGGTCTTCGCCTTTGATGGAAAAATCAACCCGGACGACATTATCATCGACGAACAGTCGCCACCCAAGAAGGTACATAGAGAGTGATAACCGATGTTTAAAGGGGGTGTCTAACTAAACATTTGGACATtggcaaaaaagaaaaaaatcgcaAATGGCACAAATTGGTGCAGAATAGCTCAATTTATATGTTTAGACATCTTACCTATGCATCACAAGTGAAAATCCTGTAATCATcgttttttatacatttttaaatCTAATCTTTATGCATTAGTTTTTTTAGGTCTGTGCTGAGATTCCCAATAACCTGCTCATCTTGGCTTCATACGCAAATGCTCATACTTTAGTGTGACCGCAAGGGATAATTGGCAGAAATTCGCAAAGTTGCAAACTTCCTACGCAGTCCAGTGAAACACCTGCTTTGAGACTAAGACTTCATCTTTTGCGCCTCTCTGTACGACAGTAGCGAAACTCAGTCCTGAAGCCCATGTCCCATTTTCACGACTGTTGTATGAATATCCTAATCTTAAAACAGACGTGTTGTGCATGTATCAGTTTTCACCGTCCCTTGCACGTGGTACAGTTGCTGATAATCAGATCAGGGAACATGCCATTCCACCCGAAATGATTCTTACTGTACAGAATATTTGCAGTGTAACACATCTTGTACTGTTATTCCCATTGCATATTCTTTAGTCATTTCGTTCCTATATCAGTTCTCAATTATGATATGAATCCGCCGTTTCTACTTATATTTACTTCAGTTTATTTTGTAGTTATTTTGATTTAACTTTTCTAAGGCGAGCTCCAGTTCCCAGGCCTCCACTCTGACGGGCGAGTCGGTGAAGAGTAACATCTACGTGCGGAAGGTGGTGATCACCAACCCGACTGTTTACTACCGCTGTTCGGCTCCTGATACTGTATCACTCCGCCCTAATCCTGACGGCATCAGCCTCTCCTCGAGGTAGAAAATAATGTTCCACTTGTAAATTGattggttatatatatatattcctcttttgctttgtttgtttgtttatgtatcgtattttgttggtcattttgtaccATGGGTTTACATAAActttgtgtatatagacttataagactcataaGGAAACTCTAAACTGTATCTGTTCTATACTTTATCTGACCCTTGCCcgcatgacctcaatgaaaagcggcttgcaggtcgatttgagctttcatgaataaacaaaggttcaaacaaacaaacaaacaaacaaaacattcatcCAACTAGATCCCCTTAAAGACCAAAACATCAAAATTGACACCCCTGAAAGATCCTGAAACCTGTTTGTCACTCTCCCCGGATATCCCCGGACAGCGACGAACACGAGTCGGACTTCCACCCGTTCGACCCGTGGCGCCCGTCCACGTCCACCCTGGGTGAGAACTGCGCACGCTCACCCGAGGACATCTTcaccatcaccatggcaaccacacGGAAGAACGAGAGCAGGAGGAAGTTCCGTGATGCAGTGCGGAAGATCCTATTGGCCAGAAGACTGCGCTGTCAGAAGGCAAAACCAGGTGATTTTTTCCACGATGTCCTTGATCCGAATATTTATCTAACAAGTTATCTATTTATTCGTTTGGATGATGTTGCAGTCACCCAAGGCCACCCAACTAGCTGTGCCTATTGATCCGCATAGCTAATATCAATAGCTATCTTTAGATAGCCAATGTATTACACATTCAGCGTAAAATAATCTTTTCTTCCAGAATACTAGTATGTCCTAGTCAGAATGAAGATGATTGTAGCTTGATGTCGCTCCCGTCCTGTTCTGTTTATAGGCCAGCTGTATCCGCCGAGCCGCCGGGACCATCTAGGCCCGGCCTCCACCACCGACCTGCCCGGGCACAAGAAGGTGGTGACCGACCGCTGTCCGTACCTGGTCCTGCTGGAGAAAACTAACGGCACGGGCTCCGACCGGGACCACGTCTGAACAACCGGCCAACGATGTGCTGGGACGGGAGGGTAGTAGGGCTGGagaaagtttttaaaaaggGCTTTGTGAAAAAGACACTGCCCCGGAGATTAAAGATGTTTGTACGTGTGTATTGCTATGTAGAGGTAAGTGAGATGTGTAACACCCTTAAACGATGAAATCACACAGGTAGCGTTCTAGAGATCAGTCATGGTAGACGTGAAATATTGTCgtaatgtacatgcatatagtttgacatcatcatcacatcataTAGTGTAACAGTAGTCAGTAGGTGAATACTTCGTAGTATATCTCCGTAGTAACATCATGGTGAGATTGCATTACGATTATTATCGTCTATATGATGAAAGTTATGGAGAACtgagtgtttttgtacctggcTTTTGACACGGAATGTTATCGTAAGAAAATGAGGCTATTTTGAGATGTAGAAATGAgctcactacatgtacatggttggATTATATACCTACCAGAATAGTTTGTATTTTCGAAGGAGAACGGGGCAttatatttgaaatatttctattaGCTATATGTGATAAAGCTGGGTATGTGATAGAAGGCTAGGTAGTTTGTGTGTGGACATAAGTACTCCCATTCCAAGTCCAAGGTCAGCGGGGACTGGAAACACCTCTATCCTCCTTGTCATCCCCAAGTCTAGATTTCCATTTTAAAAGTCCCCATCCTTATATTCAAGAGAGACAACAAGGGCGACGATTTACGNNNNNNNNNNNNNNNNNNNNNNNNNNNNNNNNNNNNNNNNNNNNNNNNNNNNNNNNNNNNNNNNNNNNNNNNNNNNNNNNNNNNNNNNNNNNNNNNNNNNTTCAGAGAGACAACAAGGGCGACGATTTACGTGTTAAAATACAATGTTCCATGCATGAAACCTTAGACTTTAAATTCTACTTCAAAATAATGCAATGAAATGACACTATCTAGCGGAATAAAGCAGTAATGCAGAAGAGCTTACAACCTATTCTGTGTTACTGCTCTATTTCGCTAGATCCCTGTATTCCTTGATAGTGCATGAGaaaattatacattgtatctgcaTTGTAACCAGGACCTACTTGACCTTAATTACAATGCCTTTTATGCGTCAGTCTGCATGCTCTGTTGTATCTTATTCTGTTTTGTAATGGATTTTTATACTAGGGTGTTAGTAGGATACCGTATAGATGTCATCTGGTGGGTGTGTTTCCATGTGGTATCTATGATATCATGCAGTACATACTAAATGTTGAATCTATCAAAGCTACCAATATGAGTCCAACCATTTGGTGTATACTAGTTTATTCGTGTTGTCTTGTATCTGTCGTGTTGTTTCGAAgttgcatattttgtattagGATGTTATTTGCAATATTACTGTatatatgtcattttgtactaGGATGTTATGATACTGTGTCATCTTGTGTATTTCCATTTAGTATGTACAATATCATACAGTACTTTCTACAGCTTGAATCTCTGTCGAGCTATCAAATCTGCCAAGATTGCCAAGATGAGGTCAATCATGTGGGTTATTCTAAATTAGTTTATTCGTGTTGTTTAGAAGAACATTAACAGAAACTACACCACTGTCTGTTTTACCAATTCATTACACACATCGCAAAAATCAGACTCAACCCTGCTTTTTTTCTGGTATTTTGAAATGGATATAGAATTAGCCATTGTTATCAAACAGGTAATACATTACAAGTCCTCTTTCTTAAAATCTGAACAGGTCACCAACATGTTGACCATATCTACTAAGTAGATATACTTAATATTTTTAATTACAGCATGTGGCGTATGTTATCATGAGTggcccaattttttttacataatcaACAACTCAATTCGTATAGAATTATTATGTCCATTAATGTTTTGGACACGTTAGTTATCAAGGCACCTTAGTGAGTCTTTGTGAAGTTTAATGTGCAATCATAAGGTGCCTGGAAATGTGTTGACTGTTGTATCAAACTCGCAATGATTTCAACCATAGAGTGCGAGACAC
The sequence above is drawn from the Branchiostoma floridae strain S238N-H82 chromosome 4, Bfl_VNyyK, whole genome shotgun sequence genome and encodes:
- the LOC118414913 gene encoding histamine H2 receptor-like, giving the protein MGGEDTQLVSNITYNATTLEVSLQAGSIGLFMVLATVANALVGTSIYLNRSLHTISNMFIGNLATVDFMSGLLVFPFVLVAAINQSWLVGRWMCKINAFLTHVNSSTSLLTLACIAFDRYQAVCNPMFYHNRATKSMARKAIVMSWVLSIILSSPVLFGIATEFDQARCGCVTSRFDFSTYTYCRAFRMATAIGPVLVICFCYWQIFAVVRKQCRAINQLPGTDKQARLRVTEAKAARMLGVVIIAFVVCYIPFTVVLMVGKEKVPPVWQTVAHWMSYSSAVLNPISYGLQAREIRRGFAKFLPSFCSGEARRGSIETAETGGNRLKDDREIKPNPVFAFDGKINPDDIIIDEQSPPKKASSSSQASTLTGESVKSNIYVRKVVITNPTVYYRCSAPDTVSLRPNPDGISLSSSDEHESDFHPFDPWRPSTSTLGENCARSPEDIFTITMATTRKNESRRKFRDAVRKILLARRLRCQKAKPGQLYPPSRRDHLGPASTTDLPGHKKVVTDRCPYLVLLEKTNGTGSDRDHV